A portion of the Lathamus discolor isolate bLatDis1 chromosome 5, bLatDis1.hap1, whole genome shotgun sequence genome contains these proteins:
- the PNLDC1 gene encoding poly(A)-specific ribonuclease PNLDC1 isoform X2, whose protein sequence is MDVGAADFGRSLPRLRGRVRRAAFLAFDMEFTGLHSASLQNDKLSSGSVPSLFDSPVERYLKAKQSVQRFTVTQLGLAIFSNESSNKYVVHSYNFFLFPSTWGVTDVEFTLSASSIQFLSHYGFDYNKFLKDGIPYMNEAQEKILHQQLLEGSRKVSSTLDRDVLKKAIDEVTCWITEAKEEETMILQDLSGYQMLEVQLVLRQALQNVWTQPLGIKKVVVKKVSPQRRRLLENSPYDCCQKELILLSARGFTNLFQILVQAKKPLVGHNMLMDLMHLHDKFYKPLPESYEEFKRNIHNLFPVLLDTKTVTKSIWKKCQFPRVSSLMEVYAVLCSNLNIKDSMCPEIAFASDCSRYAEKKSPHEAGYDAFLCGSVLLKSAHLLLCTSTDGAVEADPSFPQYLSVLAEYLNKVNFIRGGVSSINFSGEDVPCHHPPLLVVHVRGWPGLNEREIYQEFKALCHFDVRRLSKNQFLLLSNKFKQVRLVLRDYKHHPHLRISVYRHWRHSPGVSCLLQVSGVVALWSLLAFVLGGAPRCLF, encoded by the exons ATGGATGTGGGGGCGGCCGATTTCGGGCGGAGTCTGCCGCGCCTGAGGGGCCGCGTCCGGCGAGCGGCCTTCCTGG CCTTTGATATGGAGTTTACTGGCTTACATTCAGCTTCCCTGCAAAATGACAAGCTCAG TTCTGGTTCTGTTCCTAGCCTGTTTGATTCCCCTGTGGAGCGGTACCTGAAGGCCAAGCAGAGTGTGCAGCGCTTCACCGTTACTCAGCTTG GGCTGGCAATATTCTCAAATGAAAGTTCAAACAA GTATGTAGTACATTCATAcaacttctttctctttccctcaaCATGGGGGGTTACGGATGTCGAATTCACCCTCTCTGCATCTAGCATTCAGTTCCTGTCTCATTATGGCTTTGACTATAATAAG TTCCTCAAAGATGGAATCCCATATATGAATGAGGCACAAGAGAAGATCCTTCACCAGCAGCTCTTAGAGGGTAGCAGGAAAGTGAGCAG CACTCTGGACAGGGATGTACTGAAGAAAGCTATTGATGAAGTGACCTGTTGGATAACtgaagcaaaggaagaagagacTATGATTCTGCAGGATCTGAGTG GCTATCAGATGCTTGAAGTTCAGCTGGTTCTGAGACAGGCTCTCCAAAATGTTTGGACACAGCCTCTTGGAATCAAGAAG GTAGTGGTGAAAAAAGTGAGTCCCCAGCGTCGTCGGCTTCTGGAGAACTCTCCTTATGACTGCTGCCAGAAAGAGCTCATTCTCCTGTCTGCCCGGGGCTTCACCAACCTCTTCCAGATACTTGTTCAAGCCAAGAAG CCTCTGGTGGGACACAACATGCTCATGGACCTTATGCATCTTCATGACAAGTTCTACAAGCCCCTTCCAG aaagctaTGAGGAGTTTAAAAGGAACATTCACAACCTTTTTCCTGTCCTATTAGACACCAAGACTGTAACAAAATCCATATGGAAG AAGTGTCAGTTTCCTCGGGTATCTAGTCTTATGGAGGTGTATGCAGTTTTGTGCAG CAACCTAAATATCAAGGATTCAATGTGCCCTGAGATAGCTTTTGCAAGTGACTGCTCAAGATACG CTGAGAAGAAATCACCTCACGAGGCAGGCTATGATGCATTTCTGTGTGGTTCAG TTCTTCTGAAGTCAGCCCATTTGCTACTGTGCACATCCACAGA CGGTGCAGTGGAGGCTGATCCCTCTTTCCCTCAGTATCTCTCCGTGTTAGCCGAGTACCTGAACAAAGTGAATTTCATCCGAGGTGGTGTTTCAAGCATT AATTTTTCTGGGGAAGATGTTCCCTGCCACCATCCCCCTCTCCTGGTTGTCCATGTCCGAGGCTGGCCAGGGCTGAACGAAAGGGAGATTTACCAGGAGTTCAAAGCTCTTTGTCACTTTGATGTCAGGCGGCTTTCAAAGAAccagtttcttctgctttccaaTAAATTTAAGCA AGTCAGGCTTGTTCTGCGAGATTATAAACATCACCCTCACCTGCGGATTTCCGTCTATCGCCACTGGAGGCACTCTCCGGGCGtgagctgcctgctgca AGTCTCTGGTGTTGTGGCACTGTGGTCTCTCTTGGCCTTTGTACTTGGAGGAGCTCCTCGCTGCTTGTTCTAA
- the PNLDC1 gene encoding poly(A)-specific ribonuclease PNLDC1 isoform X1, protein MDVGAADFGRSLPRLRGRVRRAAFLAFDMEFTGLHSASLQNDKLSSGSVPSLFDSPVERYLKAKQSVQRFTVTQLGLAIFSNESSNKYVVHSYNFFLFPSTWGVTDVEFTLSASSIQFLSHYGFDYNKFLKDGIPYMNEAQEKILHQQLLEGSRKVSSTLDRDVLKKAIDEVTCWITEAKEEETMILQDLSGYQMLEVQLVLRQALQNVWTQPLGIKKVVVKKVSPQRRRLLENSPYDCCQKELILLSARGFTNLFQILVQAKKPLVGHNMLMDLMHLHDKFYKPLPESYEEFKRNIHNLFPVLLDTKTVTKSIWKKCQFPRVSSLMEVYAVLCSSNLNIKDSMCPEIAFASDCSRYAEKKSPHEAGYDAFLCGSVLLKSAHLLLCTSTDGAVEADPSFPQYLSVLAEYLNKVNFIRGGVSSINFSGEDVPCHHPPLLVVHVRGWPGLNEREIYQEFKALCHFDVRRLSKNQFLLLSNKFKQVRLVLRDYKHHPHLRISVYRHWRHSPGVSCLLQVSGVVALWSLLAFVLGGAPRCLF, encoded by the exons ATGGATGTGGGGGCGGCCGATTTCGGGCGGAGTCTGCCGCGCCTGAGGGGCCGCGTCCGGCGAGCGGCCTTCCTGG CCTTTGATATGGAGTTTACTGGCTTACATTCAGCTTCCCTGCAAAATGACAAGCTCAG TTCTGGTTCTGTTCCTAGCCTGTTTGATTCCCCTGTGGAGCGGTACCTGAAGGCCAAGCAGAGTGTGCAGCGCTTCACCGTTACTCAGCTTG GGCTGGCAATATTCTCAAATGAAAGTTCAAACAA GTATGTAGTACATTCATAcaacttctttctctttccctcaaCATGGGGGGTTACGGATGTCGAATTCACCCTCTCTGCATCTAGCATTCAGTTCCTGTCTCATTATGGCTTTGACTATAATAAG TTCCTCAAAGATGGAATCCCATATATGAATGAGGCACAAGAGAAGATCCTTCACCAGCAGCTCTTAGAGGGTAGCAGGAAAGTGAGCAG CACTCTGGACAGGGATGTACTGAAGAAAGCTATTGATGAAGTGACCTGTTGGATAACtgaagcaaaggaagaagagacTATGATTCTGCAGGATCTGAGTG GCTATCAGATGCTTGAAGTTCAGCTGGTTCTGAGACAGGCTCTCCAAAATGTTTGGACACAGCCTCTTGGAATCAAGAAG GTAGTGGTGAAAAAAGTGAGTCCCCAGCGTCGTCGGCTTCTGGAGAACTCTCCTTATGACTGCTGCCAGAAAGAGCTCATTCTCCTGTCTGCCCGGGGCTTCACCAACCTCTTCCAGATACTTGTTCAAGCCAAGAAG CCTCTGGTGGGACACAACATGCTCATGGACCTTATGCATCTTCATGACAAGTTCTACAAGCCCCTTCCAG aaagctaTGAGGAGTTTAAAAGGAACATTCACAACCTTTTTCCTGTCCTATTAGACACCAAGACTGTAACAAAATCCATATGGAAG AAGTGTCAGTTTCCTCGGGTATCTAGTCTTATGGAGGTGTATGCAGTTTTGTGCAG CAGCAACCTAAATATCAAGGATTCAATGTGCCCTGAGATAGCTTTTGCAAGTGACTGCTCAAGATACG CTGAGAAGAAATCACCTCACGAGGCAGGCTATGATGCATTTCTGTGTGGTTCAG TTCTTCTGAAGTCAGCCCATTTGCTACTGTGCACATCCACAGA CGGTGCAGTGGAGGCTGATCCCTCTTTCCCTCAGTATCTCTCCGTGTTAGCCGAGTACCTGAACAAAGTGAATTTCATCCGAGGTGGTGTTTCAAGCATT AATTTTTCTGGGGAAGATGTTCCCTGCCACCATCCCCCTCTCCTGGTTGTCCATGTCCGAGGCTGGCCAGGGCTGAACGAAAGGGAGATTTACCAGGAGTTCAAAGCTCTTTGTCACTTTGATGTCAGGCGGCTTTCAAAGAAccagtttcttctgctttccaaTAAATTTAAGCA AGTCAGGCTTGTTCTGCGAGATTATAAACATCACCCTCACCTGCGGATTTCCGTCTATCGCCACTGGAGGCACTCTCCGGGCGtgagctgcctgctgca AGTCTCTGGTGTTGTGGCACTGTGGTCTCTCTTGGCCTTTGTACTTGGAGGAGCTCCTCGCTGCTTGTTCTAA
- the PNLDC1 gene encoding poly(A)-specific ribonuclease PNLDC1 isoform X7 yields MAPLCPVCFKAVQRRLETFDMEFTGLHSASLQNDKLSLFDSPVERYLKAKQSVQRFTVTQLGLAIFSNESSNKYVVHSYNFFLFPSTWGVTDVEFTLSASSIQFLSHYGFDYNKFLKDGIPYMNEAQEKILHQQLLEGSRKVSSTLDRDVLKKAIDEVTCWITEAKEEETMILQDLSGYQMLEVQLVLRQALQNVWTQPLGIKKVVVKKVSPQRRRLLENSPYDCCQKELILLSARGFTNLFQILVQAKKPLVGHNMLMDLMHLHDKFYKPLPESYEEFKRNIHNLFPVLLDTKTVTKSIWKKCQFPRVSSLMEVYAVLCSSNLNIKDSMCPEIAFASDCSRYAEKKSPHEAGYDAFLCGSVLLKSAHLLLCTSTDGAVEADPSFPQYLSVLAEYLNKVNFIRGGVSSINFSGEDVPCHHPPLLVVHVRGWPGLNEREIYQEFKALCHFDVRRLSKNQFLLLSNKFKQVRLVLRDYKHHPHLRISVYRHWRHSPGVSCLLQVSGVVALWSLLAFVLGGAPRCLF; encoded by the exons ATGGCGCCGCTGTGccctgtttgttttaaagcGGTGCAGCGGCGGTTGGAAA CCTTTGATATGGAGTTTACTGGCTTACATTCAGCTTCCCTGCAAAATGACAAGCTCAG CCTGTTTGATTCCCCTGTGGAGCGGTACCTGAAGGCCAAGCAGAGTGTGCAGCGCTTCACCGTTACTCAGCTTG GGCTGGCAATATTCTCAAATGAAAGTTCAAACAA GTATGTAGTACATTCATAcaacttctttctctttccctcaaCATGGGGGGTTACGGATGTCGAATTCACCCTCTCTGCATCTAGCATTCAGTTCCTGTCTCATTATGGCTTTGACTATAATAAG TTCCTCAAAGATGGAATCCCATATATGAATGAGGCACAAGAGAAGATCCTTCACCAGCAGCTCTTAGAGGGTAGCAGGAAAGTGAGCAG CACTCTGGACAGGGATGTACTGAAGAAAGCTATTGATGAAGTGACCTGTTGGATAACtgaagcaaaggaagaagagacTATGATTCTGCAGGATCTGAGTG GCTATCAGATGCTTGAAGTTCAGCTGGTTCTGAGACAGGCTCTCCAAAATGTTTGGACACAGCCTCTTGGAATCAAGAAG GTAGTGGTGAAAAAAGTGAGTCCCCAGCGTCGTCGGCTTCTGGAGAACTCTCCTTATGACTGCTGCCAGAAAGAGCTCATTCTCCTGTCTGCCCGGGGCTTCACCAACCTCTTCCAGATACTTGTTCAAGCCAAGAAG CCTCTGGTGGGACACAACATGCTCATGGACCTTATGCATCTTCATGACAAGTTCTACAAGCCCCTTCCAG aaagctaTGAGGAGTTTAAAAGGAACATTCACAACCTTTTTCCTGTCCTATTAGACACCAAGACTGTAACAAAATCCATATGGAAG AAGTGTCAGTTTCCTCGGGTATCTAGTCTTATGGAGGTGTATGCAGTTTTGTGCAG CAGCAACCTAAATATCAAGGATTCAATGTGCCCTGAGATAGCTTTTGCAAGTGACTGCTCAAGATACG CTGAGAAGAAATCACCTCACGAGGCAGGCTATGATGCATTTCTGTGTGGTTCAG TTCTTCTGAAGTCAGCCCATTTGCTACTGTGCACATCCACAGA CGGTGCAGTGGAGGCTGATCCCTCTTTCCCTCAGTATCTCTCCGTGTTAGCCGAGTACCTGAACAAAGTGAATTTCATCCGAGGTGGTGTTTCAAGCATT AATTTTTCTGGGGAAGATGTTCCCTGCCACCATCCCCCTCTCCTGGTTGTCCATGTCCGAGGCTGGCCAGGGCTGAACGAAAGGGAGATTTACCAGGAGTTCAAAGCTCTTTGTCACTTTGATGTCAGGCGGCTTTCAAAGAAccagtttcttctgctttccaaTAAATTTAAGCA AGTCAGGCTTGTTCTGCGAGATTATAAACATCACCCTCACCTGCGGATTTCCGTCTATCGCCACTGGAGGCACTCTCCGGGCGtgagctgcctgctgca AGTCTCTGGTGTTGTGGCACTGTGGTCTCTCTTGGCCTTTGTACTTGGAGGAGCTCCTCGCTGCTTGTTCTAA
- the PNLDC1 gene encoding poly(A)-specific ribonuclease PNLDC1 isoform X6, translated as MAPLCPVCFKAVQRRLETFDMEFTGLHSASLQNDKLSSGSVPSLFDSPVERYLKAKQSVQRFTVTQLGLAIFSNESSNKYVVHSYNFFLFPSTWGVTDVEFTLSASSIQFLSHYGFDYNKFLKDGIPYMNEAQEKILHQQLLEGSRKVSSTLDRDVLKKAIDEVTCWITEAKEEETMILQDLSGYQMLEVQLVLRQALQNVWTQPLGIKKVVVKKVSPQRRRLLENSPYDCCQKELILLSARGFTNLFQILVQAKKPLVGHNMLMDLMHLHDKFYKPLPESYEEFKRNIHNLFPVLLDTKTVTKSIWKKCQFPRVSSLMEVYAVLCSSNLNIKDSMCPEIAFASDCSRYAEKKSPHEAGYDAFLCGSVLLKSAHLLLCTSTDGAVEADPSFPQYLSVLAEYLNKVNFIRGGVSSINFSGEDVPCHHPPLLVVHVRGWPGLNEREIYQEFKALCHFDVRRLSKNQFLLLSNKFKQVRLVLRDYKHHPHLRISVYRHWRHSPGVSCLLQVSGVVALWSLLAFVLGGAPRCLF; from the exons ATGGCGCCGCTGTGccctgtttgttttaaagcGGTGCAGCGGCGGTTGGAAA CCTTTGATATGGAGTTTACTGGCTTACATTCAGCTTCCCTGCAAAATGACAAGCTCAG TTCTGGTTCTGTTCCTAGCCTGTTTGATTCCCCTGTGGAGCGGTACCTGAAGGCCAAGCAGAGTGTGCAGCGCTTCACCGTTACTCAGCTTG GGCTGGCAATATTCTCAAATGAAAGTTCAAACAA GTATGTAGTACATTCATAcaacttctttctctttccctcaaCATGGGGGGTTACGGATGTCGAATTCACCCTCTCTGCATCTAGCATTCAGTTCCTGTCTCATTATGGCTTTGACTATAATAAG TTCCTCAAAGATGGAATCCCATATATGAATGAGGCACAAGAGAAGATCCTTCACCAGCAGCTCTTAGAGGGTAGCAGGAAAGTGAGCAG CACTCTGGACAGGGATGTACTGAAGAAAGCTATTGATGAAGTGACCTGTTGGATAACtgaagcaaaggaagaagagacTATGATTCTGCAGGATCTGAGTG GCTATCAGATGCTTGAAGTTCAGCTGGTTCTGAGACAGGCTCTCCAAAATGTTTGGACACAGCCTCTTGGAATCAAGAAG GTAGTGGTGAAAAAAGTGAGTCCCCAGCGTCGTCGGCTTCTGGAGAACTCTCCTTATGACTGCTGCCAGAAAGAGCTCATTCTCCTGTCTGCCCGGGGCTTCACCAACCTCTTCCAGATACTTGTTCAAGCCAAGAAG CCTCTGGTGGGACACAACATGCTCATGGACCTTATGCATCTTCATGACAAGTTCTACAAGCCCCTTCCAG aaagctaTGAGGAGTTTAAAAGGAACATTCACAACCTTTTTCCTGTCCTATTAGACACCAAGACTGTAACAAAATCCATATGGAAG AAGTGTCAGTTTCCTCGGGTATCTAGTCTTATGGAGGTGTATGCAGTTTTGTGCAG CAGCAACCTAAATATCAAGGATTCAATGTGCCCTGAGATAGCTTTTGCAAGTGACTGCTCAAGATACG CTGAGAAGAAATCACCTCACGAGGCAGGCTATGATGCATTTCTGTGTGGTTCAG TTCTTCTGAAGTCAGCCCATTTGCTACTGTGCACATCCACAGA CGGTGCAGTGGAGGCTGATCCCTCTTTCCCTCAGTATCTCTCCGTGTTAGCCGAGTACCTGAACAAAGTGAATTTCATCCGAGGTGGTGTTTCAAGCATT AATTTTTCTGGGGAAGATGTTCCCTGCCACCATCCCCCTCTCCTGGTTGTCCATGTCCGAGGCTGGCCAGGGCTGAACGAAAGGGAGATTTACCAGGAGTTCAAAGCTCTTTGTCACTTTGATGTCAGGCGGCTTTCAAAGAAccagtttcttctgctttccaaTAAATTTAAGCA AGTCAGGCTTGTTCTGCGAGATTATAAACATCACCCTCACCTGCGGATTTCCGTCTATCGCCACTGGAGGCACTCTCCGGGCGtgagctgcctgctgca AGTCTCTGGTGTTGTGGCACTGTGGTCTCTCTTGGCCTTTGTACTTGGAGGAGCTCCTCGCTGCTTGTTCTAA
- the PNLDC1 gene encoding poly(A)-specific ribonuclease PNLDC1 isoform X4: MDVGAADFGRSLPRLRGRVRRAAFLAFDMEFTGLHSASLQNDKLSSGSVPSLFDSPVERYLKAKQSVQRFTVTQLGLAIFSNESSNNIQFLSHYGFDYNKFLKDGIPYMNEAQEKILHQQLLEGSRKVSSTLDRDVLKKAIDEVTCWITEAKEEETMILQDLSGYQMLEVQLVLRQALQNVWTQPLGIKKVVVKKVSPQRRRLLENSPYDCCQKELILLSARGFTNLFQILVQAKKPLVGHNMLMDLMHLHDKFYKPLPESYEEFKRNIHNLFPVLLDTKTVTKSIWKKCQFPRVSSLMEVYAVLCSSNLNIKDSMCPEIAFASDCSRYAEKKSPHEAGYDAFLCGSVLLKSAHLLLCTSTDGAVEADPSFPQYLSVLAEYLNKVNFIRGGVSSINFSGEDVPCHHPPLLVVHVRGWPGLNEREIYQEFKALCHFDVRRLSKNQFLLLSNKFKQVRLVLRDYKHHPHLRISVYRHWRHSPGVSCLLQVSGVVALWSLLAFVLGGAPRCLF, encoded by the exons ATGGATGTGGGGGCGGCCGATTTCGGGCGGAGTCTGCCGCGCCTGAGGGGCCGCGTCCGGCGAGCGGCCTTCCTGG CCTTTGATATGGAGTTTACTGGCTTACATTCAGCTTCCCTGCAAAATGACAAGCTCAG TTCTGGTTCTGTTCCTAGCCTGTTTGATTCCCCTGTGGAGCGGTACCTGAAGGCCAAGCAGAGTGTGCAGCGCTTCACCGTTACTCAGCTTG GGCTGGCAATATTCTCAAATGAAAGTTCAAACAA CATTCAGTTCCTGTCTCATTATGGCTTTGACTATAATAAG TTCCTCAAAGATGGAATCCCATATATGAATGAGGCACAAGAGAAGATCCTTCACCAGCAGCTCTTAGAGGGTAGCAGGAAAGTGAGCAG CACTCTGGACAGGGATGTACTGAAGAAAGCTATTGATGAAGTGACCTGTTGGATAACtgaagcaaaggaagaagagacTATGATTCTGCAGGATCTGAGTG GCTATCAGATGCTTGAAGTTCAGCTGGTTCTGAGACAGGCTCTCCAAAATGTTTGGACACAGCCTCTTGGAATCAAGAAG GTAGTGGTGAAAAAAGTGAGTCCCCAGCGTCGTCGGCTTCTGGAGAACTCTCCTTATGACTGCTGCCAGAAAGAGCTCATTCTCCTGTCTGCCCGGGGCTTCACCAACCTCTTCCAGATACTTGTTCAAGCCAAGAAG CCTCTGGTGGGACACAACATGCTCATGGACCTTATGCATCTTCATGACAAGTTCTACAAGCCCCTTCCAG aaagctaTGAGGAGTTTAAAAGGAACATTCACAACCTTTTTCCTGTCCTATTAGACACCAAGACTGTAACAAAATCCATATGGAAG AAGTGTCAGTTTCCTCGGGTATCTAGTCTTATGGAGGTGTATGCAGTTTTGTGCAG CAGCAACCTAAATATCAAGGATTCAATGTGCCCTGAGATAGCTTTTGCAAGTGACTGCTCAAGATACG CTGAGAAGAAATCACCTCACGAGGCAGGCTATGATGCATTTCTGTGTGGTTCAG TTCTTCTGAAGTCAGCCCATTTGCTACTGTGCACATCCACAGA CGGTGCAGTGGAGGCTGATCCCTCTTTCCCTCAGTATCTCTCCGTGTTAGCCGAGTACCTGAACAAAGTGAATTTCATCCGAGGTGGTGTTTCAAGCATT AATTTTTCTGGGGAAGATGTTCCCTGCCACCATCCCCCTCTCCTGGTTGTCCATGTCCGAGGCTGGCCAGGGCTGAACGAAAGGGAGATTTACCAGGAGTTCAAAGCTCTTTGTCACTTTGATGTCAGGCGGCTTTCAAAGAAccagtttcttctgctttccaaTAAATTTAAGCA AGTCAGGCTTGTTCTGCGAGATTATAAACATCACCCTCACCTGCGGATTTCCGTCTATCGCCACTGGAGGCACTCTCCGGGCGtgagctgcctgctgca AGTCTCTGGTGTTGTGGCACTGTGGTCTCTCTTGGCCTTTGTACTTGGAGGAGCTCCTCGCTGCTTGTTCTAA
- the PNLDC1 gene encoding poly(A)-specific ribonuclease PNLDC1 isoform X3, whose translation MDVGAADFGRSLPRLRGRVRRAAFLAFDMEFTGLHSASLQNDKLSLFDSPVERYLKAKQSVQRFTVTQLGLAIFSNESSNKYVVHSYNFFLFPSTWGVTDVEFTLSASSIQFLSHYGFDYNKFLKDGIPYMNEAQEKILHQQLLEGSRKVSSTLDRDVLKKAIDEVTCWITEAKEEETMILQDLSGYQMLEVQLVLRQALQNVWTQPLGIKKVVVKKVSPQRRRLLENSPYDCCQKELILLSARGFTNLFQILVQAKKPLVGHNMLMDLMHLHDKFYKPLPESYEEFKRNIHNLFPVLLDTKTVTKSIWKKCQFPRVSSLMEVYAVLCSSNLNIKDSMCPEIAFASDCSRYAEKKSPHEAGYDAFLCGSVLLKSAHLLLCTSTDGAVEADPSFPQYLSVLAEYLNKVNFIRGGVSSINFSGEDVPCHHPPLLVVHVRGWPGLNEREIYQEFKALCHFDVRRLSKNQFLLLSNKFKQVRLVLRDYKHHPHLRISVYRHWRHSPGVSCLLQVSGVVALWSLLAFVLGGAPRCLF comes from the exons ATGGATGTGGGGGCGGCCGATTTCGGGCGGAGTCTGCCGCGCCTGAGGGGCCGCGTCCGGCGAGCGGCCTTCCTGG CCTTTGATATGGAGTTTACTGGCTTACATTCAGCTTCCCTGCAAAATGACAAGCTCAG CCTGTTTGATTCCCCTGTGGAGCGGTACCTGAAGGCCAAGCAGAGTGTGCAGCGCTTCACCGTTACTCAGCTTG GGCTGGCAATATTCTCAAATGAAAGTTCAAACAA GTATGTAGTACATTCATAcaacttctttctctttccctcaaCATGGGGGGTTACGGATGTCGAATTCACCCTCTCTGCATCTAGCATTCAGTTCCTGTCTCATTATGGCTTTGACTATAATAAG TTCCTCAAAGATGGAATCCCATATATGAATGAGGCACAAGAGAAGATCCTTCACCAGCAGCTCTTAGAGGGTAGCAGGAAAGTGAGCAG CACTCTGGACAGGGATGTACTGAAGAAAGCTATTGATGAAGTGACCTGTTGGATAACtgaagcaaaggaagaagagacTATGATTCTGCAGGATCTGAGTG GCTATCAGATGCTTGAAGTTCAGCTGGTTCTGAGACAGGCTCTCCAAAATGTTTGGACACAGCCTCTTGGAATCAAGAAG GTAGTGGTGAAAAAAGTGAGTCCCCAGCGTCGTCGGCTTCTGGAGAACTCTCCTTATGACTGCTGCCAGAAAGAGCTCATTCTCCTGTCTGCCCGGGGCTTCACCAACCTCTTCCAGATACTTGTTCAAGCCAAGAAG CCTCTGGTGGGACACAACATGCTCATGGACCTTATGCATCTTCATGACAAGTTCTACAAGCCCCTTCCAG aaagctaTGAGGAGTTTAAAAGGAACATTCACAACCTTTTTCCTGTCCTATTAGACACCAAGACTGTAACAAAATCCATATGGAAG AAGTGTCAGTTTCCTCGGGTATCTAGTCTTATGGAGGTGTATGCAGTTTTGTGCAG CAGCAACCTAAATATCAAGGATTCAATGTGCCCTGAGATAGCTTTTGCAAGTGACTGCTCAAGATACG CTGAGAAGAAATCACCTCACGAGGCAGGCTATGATGCATTTCTGTGTGGTTCAG TTCTTCTGAAGTCAGCCCATTTGCTACTGTGCACATCCACAGA CGGTGCAGTGGAGGCTGATCCCTCTTTCCCTCAGTATCTCTCCGTGTTAGCCGAGTACCTGAACAAAGTGAATTTCATCCGAGGTGGTGTTTCAAGCATT AATTTTTCTGGGGAAGATGTTCCCTGCCACCATCCCCCTCTCCTGGTTGTCCATGTCCGAGGCTGGCCAGGGCTGAACGAAAGGGAGATTTACCAGGAGTTCAAAGCTCTTTGTCACTTTGATGTCAGGCGGCTTTCAAAGAAccagtttcttctgctttccaaTAAATTTAAGCA AGTCAGGCTTGTTCTGCGAGATTATAAACATCACCCTCACCTGCGGATTTCCGTCTATCGCCACTGGAGGCACTCTCCGGGCGtgagctgcctgctgca AGTCTCTGGTGTTGTGGCACTGTGGTCTCTCTTGGCCTTTGTACTTGGAGGAGCTCCTCGCTGCTTGTTCTAA